The Arachis ipaensis cultivar K30076 chromosome B07, Araip1.1, whole genome shotgun sequence genome includes a window with the following:
- the LOC107609267 gene encoding methylthioribose kinase 1-like — MADFMAKTLFFTSLLFRTTSEHKRDVAEYCGNVELCRLTEQVMFSDPYKVSQYNRWTSPYLNRDAEAVREDNLLKLEVAELKSKFCERAQALIHGDLHTGSVMVTRESTQVIDPEFAFYGPMGFDIGAFLGNLILAYFSQDGHADQANDQKAYKEWILKTIEDTWNLFHHKFTALWDEHRHGAGEAYLPAIYNNPEVQLLVQKKYMTDLFHVSLGFGAAKMISLVPTMF, encoded by the exons ATGGCTGATTTCATGGCCAAGACACTCTTTTTCACTTCTCTCCTTTTCCGTACAACTTCCGAGCACAAAAGGGATG TTGCCGAATATTGTGGTAATGTGGAGTTATGCAGACTCACTGAGCAGGTCATGTTCTCTGACCCTTATAAAGTTTCTCAATATAATCGTTGGACTTCCCCTTATCTCAATCGTGATGCTGAGGCTGTTCGGGAAGACAATCTGCTGAAGCTTGAAGTTGCTGAGCTGAAATCCAA GTTCTGTGAGAGGGCCCAGGCTCTAATACATGGAGATCTACATACTGGTTCTGTTATGGTTACTCGTGAATCAACACAAGTTATTGATCCAGAATTTGCATTTTATGGACCAATGGGTTTTGATATTGGAGCATTCCTGGGAAATTTGATTCTGGCTTACTTTTCTCAAGATGGACATGCAGATCAAGCAAATGATCAAAAA GCGTACAAGGAGTGGATTCTTAAGACAATTGAAGATACCTGGAATCTTTTCCATCACAAATTCACTGCTCTTTGGGATGAGCACAGACATGGTGCGGGTGAGGCATATCTTCCAGCTATATATAACAATCCTGAGGTTCAGCTGCTTGTACAGAAGAAATACATGACAGATTTGTTTCATGTTAGTCTTGGGTTTGGTGCTGCCAAAATGATAAG TTTAGTCCCTACAATGTTCTGA
- the LOC110264925 gene encoding methylthioribose kinase-like, giving the protein MLNILKKQKTKIILHLGISVQKPSRSCLIEYIKSVPALSSKIGNDFDTLSVKEVGVGNLNFVFIVLNSTGSFVIKQALTYIRCIGESWRMTKERAYFEYLGLKEEGRLSPEHVPEVYHFDC; this is encoded by the exons atgttaaacatattaaaaaaacaaaaaaccaaaaTTATTCTTCATCTGGGTATCTCGGTTCAGAAACCTTCTCGTTCATGCCTCATCGAATACATAAAATCAGTGCCGGCCCTCTCCTCTAAGATCGGCAACGACTTTGACACCTTGTCCGTCAAAGAAGTTGGAGTTGGCAACCTTAACTTCGTCTTCATCGTTCTCAATTCCACAGGTTCTTTTGTCATCAAGCag gcTTTGACTTATATTCGCTGCATTGGGGAGTCATGGCGGATGACGAAGGAGAGAGCATATTTTGAATACTTGGGGCTGAAAGAAGAGGGTCGCTTGAGCCCTGAGCATGTTCCTGAAGTTTACCACTTTGactgttga